In the Hippoglossus stenolepis isolate QCI-W04-F060 chromosome 14, HSTE1.2, whole genome shotgun sequence genome, one interval contains:
- the arrdc2 gene encoding arrestin domain-containing protein 2 isoform X2 — protein sequence MMLNPIESFTLELDRPDDVAFTGGEVVSGHVVLELCRNTRVHTMTLLGRGVATAHWVENICMNSVYYDYTSKISYFKKRQHLIRDNGDVTVLPAGRHEYPFSFQLPEETLVTSFEGKHGSIRYWVKVKLHRPWASVKKLKKEFTVIEPIDINTPAFLAPQAGTRDKMARAWYRNFGQVSVTAKIDRKGYTPGEVIPVFAEFDNSTSRSIVPKAYITQTQTFIARGTMKQKHSVVATLSGDIVGAKCRETWHGRAIKIPPVGPSILQCRIIKVEYMLKVCVDVPGTSKLCLELPLVMGTIPLHPFGSRTSSVSSQYSVNLEWLRMAIPEQPEPPPDYSSVVTEEEAEQCNNNTVVSERADDLSGILERPLMAFVQEFRFRPPPVYCEIDPNPQPINMRRRCMTC from the exons ATGATGCTGAACCCCATTGAGTCTTTCACGCTGGAGCTGGATCGTCCTGACGATGTAGCGTTCACTGGCGGTGAGGTGGTGTCGGGCCACGTGGTGCTGGAGCTCTGCAGGAACACCAGGGTGCACACCATGACATTGCTGGGCCGAGGGGTGGCCACTGCGCACTGGGTGGAGAACATTTGCATGAACTCCGTCTATTACGACTACACCTCCAAGATCAGCTACTTCAAAAAGAGGCAGCATCTGATCCGAG ATAACGGTGATGTAACCGTCCTTCCCGCCGGCAGACATGAATATCCATTTAGCTTCCAGCTGCCAGAGGAGACGCTGGTCACCTCCTTCGAAGGGAAACATGGCAGCATACGTTACTGGGTCAAAGTGAAGCTACACAGGCCCTGGGCCTCTGTCAAGAAGCTCAAGAAGGAGTTCACTGTCATTGAGCCCATTGACATCAACACACCAGCCTTCCTG GCGCCGCAGGCTGGAACGAGGGATAAGATGGCCCGGGCATGGTATCGCAACTTTGGACAAGTGTCAGTGACGGCAAAGATCGACCGCAAAGGCTACACACCAG GTGAGGTGATACCCGTCTTCGCGGAGTTCGACAACTCTACCTCCAGATCCATTGTGCCCAAAGCCTACATCACTCAGACGCAGACGTTCATCGCCCGCGGCACGATGAAACAGAAGCACTCGGTGGTGGCCACATTGTCTGGCGACATTGTGGGCGCCAAATGCCGGGAAACTTGGCACGGACGCGCCATCAAAATCCCTCCCGTGGGGCCCTCCATCCTGCAGTGCCGCATCATCAAAGTGGAGTACATGCTCAAG GTCTGTGTTGATGTTCCTGGAACGTCAAAGCTGTGTCTGGAGCTGCCGCTGGTCATGGGCACCATCCCGCTCCATCCCTTCGGTAGTCGGACCTCCAGCGTCAGCAGCCAGTACAGCGTCAACCTGGAGTGGCTGCGAATGGCCATCCCAGAGCAGCCTGAGC ctcctccagactaCAGCTCTGtggtgacagaggaggaggccgagCAGTGCAACAACAACACGGTGGTCTCGGAGCGGGCCGACGACCTGAGTGGGATCCTGGAGCGCCCCCTCATGGCTTTTGTCCAAGAGTTTCGCTTCCGACCTCCGCCAGTGTACTGCGAG ATTGACCCCAACCCTCAGCCCATCAACATGAGACGTCGCTGCATGACGTGTTGA
- the arrdc2 gene encoding arrestin domain-containing protein 2 isoform X1 codes for MIFDKLKKLDIVFDSPELDCPPVFSSGDVVSGRVVLELSGESRLDSLKLHAEGFAKVHWTESRSAGSSTAYTQNYSDEVEYLNRREVLLQADNGDVTVLPAGRHEYPFSFQLPEETLVTSFEGKHGSIRYWVKVKLHRPWASVKKLKKEFTVIEPIDINTPAFLAPQAGTRDKMARAWYRNFGQVSVTAKIDRKGYTPGEVIPVFAEFDNSTSRSIVPKAYITQTQTFIARGTMKQKHSVVATLSGDIVGAKCRETWHGRAIKIPPVGPSILQCRIIKVEYMLKVCVDVPGTSKLCLELPLVMGTIPLHPFGSRTSSVSSQYSVNLEWLRMAIPEQPEPPPDYSSVVTEEEAEQCNNNTVVSERADDLSGILERPLMAFVQEFRFRPPPVYCEIDPNPQPINMRRRCMTC; via the exons atgatTTTCGACAAGTTGAAAAAGTTGGACATCGTGTTCGACTCCCCGGAGCTGGACTGTCCCCCGGTGTTCAGCAGCGGGGACGTGGTGTCGGGCCGGGTGGTGCTGGAGCTCAGCGGGGAGAGCAGGCTGGACTCGCTGAAGCTCCACGCCGAGGGCTTCGCCAAAGTGCACTGGACCGAGTCCCGGTCCGCGGGCTCCAGCACCGCCTACACGCAGAACTACAGCGACGAGGTGGAGTACCTGAACCGCAGGGAGGTGCTGCTGCAGGCAG ATAACGGTGATGTAACCGTCCTTCCCGCCGGCAGACATGAATATCCATTTAGCTTCCAGCTGCCAGAGGAGACGCTGGTCACCTCCTTCGAAGGGAAACATGGCAGCATACGTTACTGGGTCAAAGTGAAGCTACACAGGCCCTGGGCCTCTGTCAAGAAGCTCAAGAAGGAGTTCACTGTCATTGAGCCCATTGACATCAACACACCAGCCTTCCTG GCGCCGCAGGCTGGAACGAGGGATAAGATGGCCCGGGCATGGTATCGCAACTTTGGACAAGTGTCAGTGACGGCAAAGATCGACCGCAAAGGCTACACACCAG GTGAGGTGATACCCGTCTTCGCGGAGTTCGACAACTCTACCTCCAGATCCATTGTGCCCAAAGCCTACATCACTCAGACGCAGACGTTCATCGCCCGCGGCACGATGAAACAGAAGCACTCGGTGGTGGCCACATTGTCTGGCGACATTGTGGGCGCCAAATGCCGGGAAACTTGGCACGGACGCGCCATCAAAATCCCTCCCGTGGGGCCCTCCATCCTGCAGTGCCGCATCATCAAAGTGGAGTACATGCTCAAG GTCTGTGTTGATGTTCCTGGAACGTCAAAGCTGTGTCTGGAGCTGCCGCTGGTCATGGGCACCATCCCGCTCCATCCCTTCGGTAGTCGGACCTCCAGCGTCAGCAGCCAGTACAGCGTCAACCTGGAGTGGCTGCGAATGGCCATCCCAGAGCAGCCTGAGC ctcctccagactaCAGCTCTGtggtgacagaggaggaggccgagCAGTGCAACAACAACACGGTGGTCTCGGAGCGGGCCGACGACCTGAGTGGGATCCTGGAGCGCCCCCTCATGGCTTTTGTCCAAGAGTTTCGCTTCCGACCTCCGCCAGTGTACTGCGAG ATTGACCCCAACCCTCAGCCCATCAACATGAGACGTCGCTGCATGACGTGTTGA